A stretch of Geotrypetes seraphini chromosome 2, aGeoSer1.1, whole genome shotgun sequence DNA encodes these proteins:
- the LOC117354662 gene encoding oocyte zinc finger protein XlCOF6-like, with product MPVTFEDIFISFSQEEWDYLNEEQKELYREVMKDNYQTLISLDHQITQEQRDPAGDSSYEHQFKRKGKTHQKELQSMHKRNRKNAKPFTFTERNKNFSQLSTLKIHQQTHTAGKQFPCTERNKSFSWFSHLKNHQRIHTGEKLFTCTECNKRFLHLSELKRHQRIHTGEKPYPCTECNKKFPQFSELKHHQRIHTGDKPFTCAECNKSFTRLSYLRVHQRIHTGDKPFACAECNKRFIRLSYLKVHERIHTGDKPFICAECNKMFPRLSELKRHQRIHTGEKPYPCTECNKRFPQLSELKRHQRIHTGEKPYPCTECNKRFPQLSELKRHQRIHAGEKPYLCTECNKRFPHLSELKRHQRIHTGDKPFTCAECNKSFTRVSYLKVHQTIHKAEKPFTCAECNKSFTRLSYLRVHQTIHMAEKPFTCAECNKSFTWLSHLKVHQRIHRGDKPFTCTECNKSYTQLSHLKIHQRIHMGYKPFTCTECNKSFTQLSHLKIHQRIHMGYKPFTCTECNKSFTQLSHLKIHQRIHTGDKPFICAECNQSFTWLSGLKYHQRIHLGAKPYTCTENRH from the exons ATGCCGGTGACCTTTGAGGACATCTttatctctttctcccaggaggagtgggactatttaaatgaagagcagaaggagctgtacagggaggtgatgaaggacaATTATCAGACCCTGATCTCACTGG ATCATCAGATCACACAAGAACAGAGAGACCCTGCAGGAGACTCAAGTTATGAACACCAGTTCAAGAGGAAAGGAAAAACACACCAGAAAGAACTTCAAAGCATGCATAAAAGGAATCGTAAAAATGCCAAACCATTTACATTCACAGAGCGTAATAAAAACTTCAGTCAACTTTCAACTCTAAAAATTCACCAACAGACCCACACAGCAGGGAAACAATTTCCATGTACTGAGCGTAATAAAAGCTTTTCTTGGTTTTCACATCTAAAAAatcaccagaggatccatacgGGAGAGAAactatttacatgtactgagtgtaataaaaggttCCTTCACCTTTCAGAGCTAAAAcgacaccagaggatccacacgggaGAAAAGCCATATccatgtaccgagtgtaataaaaagTTCCCTCAGTTTTCAGAGCTAAAAcatcaccagaggatccacacgggagacaaaccatttacatgtgccgaatgtaataaaagcttcactcggctttcatatTTAAgagttcaccagaggatccacacaggagacaaaccatttgcATGTGCCGAATGTAATAAAAGGTTCATTCGGCTTTCATATCTAAAAGTTCatgagaggatccacacaggagacaaaccatttatatgtgctgaatgtaataaaatgttccctcggctttcagagctaaaacgtcaccagaggatccacacaggagaaaagCCATATCCATGTACCGAATGTAATAAAAGGTTCCCTCAGCTTTCAGAGCTAAAAcgtcaccagaggatccacacgggaGAAAAGCCATATccatgtaccgagtgtaataaaaggtTCCCTCAGCTTTCAGAGCTAAAACGTCACCAGAGGATCCACGCGGGAGAAAAACCATATCtatgtaccgagtgtaataaaaggtTCCCTCATCTTTCAGAGCTAAAACGTCACCAGAGAATCCACacgggagacaaaccatttacatgtgccgaatgtaataaaagcttcactcgggtTTCATATTTAAAAGTTCACCAGACGATCCACAAGgcagagaaaccatttacatgtgctgaatgtaataaaagcttcactcggctttcatatTTAAGAGTTCACCAGACGATCCACATGGCAGAGAAACCATTCACATGTGccgaatgtaataaaagcttcacttggctttcacatctaaaagttcaccagaggatccacaggGGAGACAAACCCTTTacctgtactgagtgtaataaaagctatactcagctttcacatctaaaaattcaccagaggatccatatGGGATACAAGCCCTTTacctgtactgagtgtaataaaagctttactcagctttcacatctaaaaattcaccagaggatccatatGGGATACAAGCCCTTTacctgtactgagtgtaataaaagctttactcagctttcacatctaaaaattcaccagaggatccacacgggagacaaaccatttatATGTGCTGAGTGTAATcaaagcttcacttggctttcagGCTTAAAATATCACCAGAGGATACACTTAGGAGCAAAACCATATACATGCACTGAAAATCGGCACTGA